A segment of the Aureliella helgolandensis genome:
CCAGGACATTCAAGCAGGCAACGCCGACGATTGCATCGACATACCCACTAACGATGATCTTCATCACGACTGGCGAACCCTCAGCCACCAGTACCTTGTAACCCATGTCTTCGGCAATAGTGCGGAAATCAGCAATGCTGCAAGCACCACACTGTTTGCAGTTCATGCCGAATTCGTCGTAGTCCGCTGGACAGCCCTCGGCGTGTTTGAGGCAGTGCGGCAACAGGAACAATCTGCGACTGGGGTCGGTTGCAGCGACTTGATCTCGGTAGAACTCACTGCTGAGTATGACCATGATCCAGCCAACGTACCCTTCACTAAGCCCCTCGTCGTCCAGCAGCTTGCGGGCGATGACCTCCATCTCGTCTTTGGTCATCAACCGAGATTTGTCGAGCCTGCCTGCGACTTCACTGCATTTGTTTTTTAAATGCTCGCGCAATTCAAGCGTCTCTGGGACCAGCTTGAGGTGGCTCGTCTTCCGGCGCCGACTCTTGGGGCGAGCGTTGGGCTCCTGGGCAGCCGCCGAACTACCTTCATGGGAGGGTTCATGCGAAGCAGAGGAATCAATCGAAGCTGATGACAAAGCTGTCACTCCTGTCGTTTCGTATAAGCTCGGGTGGAGGCTGGCTGGTTGGCCGTAAGTGGGGTGGTGGCCAGTGCGGGGAAGGGAGGGTATCTAGTTGAACCGCTTCCAGTGCAATCTGTTTCGGTCAATTTCAGTGCTAGTTCGGAAGAAGCAAGCGTTTGGCCGTTCCGAGTGCACTCAAGCTAAACACAGCCGGGTAGAGCCGTTCGTGATACCACAGCTTAGCAAAGTAAAAACCAATCGGCCACGAACGGTCGAGATTTCCCTCACCAACGCGGAGCATCAAGTATTCCAGTCCCCGCATTATAGTTGCTGGTACCGGAGACGGGTCACCGTTGGCGACTAACGCTTCGCATTCTAGGGGATTGCGACCGAAATTGTGACCCAGGCAACATTCGCTCAATCCCTCTAGGGCGATGGCCGTTTCCTCGATCGAACTCGTAAGGGGGGAATGGTCGTTACCGCGTGGTTGGACTGGAACGGTATTGGGCTTTACCGACGCGCCGGCTCCGCTGCCCACCTCTCCCGGTTTCGAGAATGAATCGCGGTACTGGACACTTGGTCCTCCCCCCCAACCTCCATCGCTATTCTGGGCGTGTTGCAGGAATGCAATGCCCTGCAACGCTTGCGGGGAATCGGCAAGTCCTAGCGCGGCGTAGGCCAACAGGACTTTGCCGGTTCCGTAGACTGGATTGTCTTCGAGTGGACGATCTTGATTTCCGAACCACAGTGGTTGCCAGCACCCATCGGGCTGTTGGTTTTTCTGCAGATACGCCAAGCCTCGCTGTTGCGCGTTGAACAACTGTGGCTTGGTGGGGACGGTCGTCCTACCGGCGGCCCGCGCCAATCGATCGAGGTCTGGAAGCCAAGCATTGATGGCGCGGAGAGCGTGGGCCGTCAAGTCGGTACCACTGCGATCGAAGGGGAGCTGTCCCCAACCGCGGCAAAAGGTCGGCCACCCACCATCACGATTTTGCAAGCGCAGTAGCCAGCCTAGCCCACTCGATACAGCAATCTCGATTTCGCTCCGCAGGCGGAACCACCGAGGATCCTCTAAGTCGAGTTGCCTCAAGGCCAGTAGGGCGGCTGGTGTGTCGTCTGCATCGGGCACTGCGCCACTCAAATTCGTCCACCCCCAGCCGCCTGGATTGGCGCCGGTAAAGGGATGGCGGTGCTTGTGTTGGCAGCTCAATAGCCATCGCACCAAGCCGGACGAGACGGAGTTTTTTACGGAGTTTTCTGGAGTGTGCGTCTGAGCAAGAGTCCCTGGACTGGAAGTCCCAATACTCGGCTCACTGAGCCGTACCCGCACCGGTCCGGTCCGTCCTAGCGCGTGGACGGACAGACTGGTGATCCACGTAGCCAGGTTGGTATCAATGGGCCAGCTGCCGTCCTTAAGTCGGGAATCGAGGATAAATCGAGTGCATTCTTGGCAAACCGGCAAATTGCCTTGACCGATGGCCGCCAAGTTCATTAGGACGAAGCTCGTCAGTGGAACGGCTTCTAAATAGCCACCGCTGGCGGGCTGCATGCGACGGAGGACTTGGAGGGTTGGTGAAATCGCTTTGCGACGGACCATTCGAAGCAAGGGGTTTTTAGGCGGCGAGTGGTGGAAGACAGCTTGGCCAATAGCTACCAACGCGGGAACGGCGTAGCTGACGACCGGCATGCGCGCCCAGCGATACCAATCTTGAGGAAGCCAAGCGGCTTCGAAGGGCAGGCTGGGGACTTCCTTCCAGGGGACCAATCCGGCCAAGGCACAGCTGCTGAGGATGGGCACCACAAATGTCTTGTCCTTGCCGTACCGCGCCCGGAGCCCGTCCCACTTGCCTTGCTTTTCGACGTAGTTCCAAGCGTGCTGTGCAGCCTCGGCATGGGAAGCGGCGAAATCGGCGGATTCCCAGGCCGCTAGGACGAGCAGCGTGGTGGCGATATTGGAATGACTGCGGTTGGTATCCCCGAATCCGCCATCTGCATTCTGGTGCTCTAGCAACCACTGGCAACCGTCTTGGATCGCTACCGCGATGTCGTTGTCGTTCGTCGCATTGTGCTTGTGGACTTGGACAAGTGCGCTAATTGCCGTGGCCGTCGAAAGCGCTGAGGTAGAGAGTTCTCCCGTCCAGTGCGTGTTGTCTACCATCTGTTCATGCAGGTGTTGGTAAGCCGTCTCCCAGGCTTGCGTCAAGCGAGAAAGGAAATCAGCATGCTCCGCCGTGAAAGCCCGCTGTTCTCGATTCCGATGGGAGGACTGGGACGCCGGGGAAACGCTCGGTCTGAGCGGCGAATCGGGGACGAGGGCTTCAGTAAATTGCTCTGGATTGCTATGCACGGAATTTGGTACTTAAACTAGGTGCGTGAGAGGACTTGATTCATCCTTAGCTTGGCCAACAGTGTTCTTTAAGTCTAGACACGCCTATCCAACGCCATGAGTAAAGTAGGATTTAGCGAAGTCAGTGAGTTCTTCGATCATGATTGAAATTGATTCCAATGTTCAGCACAGTCTGGGCCAAGAAGTCGCGGTTGAGCGTCTGCACAACCTAGCCGTCAACCTAGCCCAGCGTTTCCCGCAGCAAGTGCATCAGTTGAAAATGCATTTTAAAAACCATCGCATCGACGTCGACTTTGCGGCCTACGGTTACGTGGTGCATTGGACGGCAGAGGTCTTTGATGATCAGGTATCGCTCCATGGGACTGTACCCGATTCTGCCAAGGTTTTTGCTGGGAAAATGAAGCAGACTATTACTGGCCACGTGGCTCAGGAACTCTTCAGTTCGCCACTGCGCCGGGCGGCCTAACGGGGGAGTCGCTGTAAAGGGACTGTACTCTATCCGGCTGACAACCTACCGTTGGTCTCGCGCAAAATCGAGTCACGCCGGTGGGTTGCTGGGAGCGTTGCGTGGGAATGCATTCCTGAGCAATTCCAAGCTCTTGGGGATGGCTGTTCGGTAGTCTTCCTTCCCTTCAAATTCGAGCGAGATAAATCCGCGATAGTGGTGCTTTCGTAGAATCTCCCCGATGCGCGGGTAGTCGAGGTCCAGTGCATACCACTCTCCGCCTCCATAGTATGTCTTCGCCTGGACAAAGATGGTCTGCGGCGCGATCTTCTCCAGACGTGTGTACGGTTCTTCTAAGAAGTTCCCCGTATCTGTCGTGATTTGCAACCAAGGGGAATCGACTGCATTGACGATCCTGAGGATTCCTTCGGGTGTAAGCCCGAGTCCCCAATGGTTTTCCAAAGCCATTACGATTCCGCAACGCTCCGCAGTTGGGATACAAGCCTCCAAAGCTTCGATCACCCAGGGGAACGCGTCTTCGTCGGTGTAGCCCGCCAGCGGTTTCTCGATTCCCCGATTCGCCATCAATGCATCAAAGCTGCCGGATGTTCCCCAACGTCCGGTGTTCACCCGCATGGTCGGGATGCCTAAGGTGTAGGCCAGTTCGATTTGGCCAATCGTGCGATCGATGTTTTGGCGGCGGAGTTCGCGATCGGGGGTTACAAATCCCTGGTGCGTCGACATGCCGACAATGGGCAACCCCAGTCGCAAGGCGTGCCGTTTGTACGACATCATCTTGGAGTGGCTTAGCAGTTCGTTTTGTTCGAGTTGGTAGAGTAGCAATTCGATGCCATCAAAGCCCATCTCATCGGCCAGGTCGATGCACTTGTCAAAATCGCGGAATTCCTCATTGTGAAAACGCCACAGCGAGTAAGTGGATAGCACGATGGGATAGGTCTGGCGGGCACCGGAGCCTGGGTGGGCGGACACCTCTTGGGAATTGGCGACAGCTTGGCTCAGGGGAACCAACGCGCCGGCGGCGATGGCTGTCGACAGAAAATTTCTGCGAGAGTCTTTCATCTGTAGAATCCTCAAAGAGTGCAATGGAGCGGCTCTGTGCCAACGCCAGTTTGGACTGTCCTCAGCTGCGGAGCTGAAACCCACCAGTCGTGATCCATCCTTCTCCAATCCAAGGGGTGCCAACCTACTCCAGGAGGCCTAGCCCCAAGGATTGTTCGAGCGGGCTCGTCGCCTGGACCACTACCGCTGCCCAAACTTTCAAGACTGGACGACGCGTTAGTGTACCATTGTCTCTCCTATTCTGGGGCTTGGCGGGATACGCCGGCAGAGGAAAAATTGCTGGAGCAGTACCGTCGCCCGAATGCCCTTGTGGCGGTGAGAGCGAAGCGAGTCGGCAGCGGTTCTGGTGGGAACTTGTGAAGCGCTGCGAGATCCCCTAATCTGTACTGCATCATCTTGCTGCAATCGCTTCATCGCACCACCGCGGACATGCATCTTCCGGCACGCCGAAGGAGCAGATGTTTGTGGGCTCTCGCGGAGCAGTACCGACTCGAACGACTACCAATCTTGGTTAGGAAACGCACCATGCAAACGCCTCCCCCACTCTACCTGGCCACGGAGAGAAACGCCGCAGCGTTTCAGCCCCGAGCCTCAGCTGCCACGCACCCATGTCCATCGCTCAAAAGTCGGTGGGGCAGGCGATTGAGGACGGTCGGATGGTTAGCCCTCGGAATGTGTTTGTTGGCGCTTTCGCCAACCAAAGCGTGGAGTGCTCAGCCCAATATCGTGTTCGTTTTTTCCGACGACCACGCCTTGCAGGCCATTGGCGCCTATGGTTCAAAAATCAATCAGACACCCAATCTGGACCGAATTGCCAAAGAAGGGGCCGTGTTCCAAAATTCCTTTTGCGCCAATTCCATTTGCGGCCCGTCGCGCGCTTGCATTCTCACTGGCAAACATAGCCACAAAAACGGCTTTTTACGCAACGGAAACCAGTTCGATGGAACGCAAACCACGTTTCCAAAACTGTTGCAACAGGCCGGGTACCAAACGGCCCTGATCGGCAAATGGCACTTGTCGAGCGATCCCACTGGATTCGATTTTTGGGAAGTCTTGCCAGGTCAGGGAAGCTACTACAATCCCGATTTTTTAACGATGGACGGGAAACGCAAACGCTACGAAGGTTATTGCACGGACATTATTACCGACAACGCTCTGTCGTGGCTCAAGGAGAAGCGAGATCCGAATAAGCCCTTTGTGCTGATGTGCCAGCACAAGGCGCCCCATCGCAATTGGTCTCCACCACCCCGCTACTACTCGTTGTATGCGGATCAGACGATTCCCGAACCCGACTCCCTACGGGATGACTACGCTGGTCGTAGCAAGTTGCTCAAAGAAAACGAGATGTCGTTGGCGGAGCATTTCTACTGGGGGCACGATATGAAGTTTCATGGGGAGAACGAGTACCCCAAGAGCTTCGCGTCCGGTTTGCCGAACGGGGAATACAAAAGAATGAACCCCGAGCAGAAAGCAGCCTGGGACGCAGTCTATGAGCCGCTCAATCAGGCCTTTCTAGCGGACATGGAAGCTGGCAAGCTGTCTGATGATGCTATCTTGAGCTGGAAATATCAGCGTTACATCAAGGATTACTTGGCGTGCATTCAGGCGGTCGACGATAGCGTTGGACAATTGTTGGATTACCTCGACCAAGAGGAATTGGCTGACGATACGATTGTAATTTACAGCTCTGACCAAGGGTTCTATCTCGGAGAGCACGGTTGGTATGACAAGCGATGGATGTTTGAAGAATCCCTGCGCATGCCGTTTCTCATCCGTTGGCCCGGCGTGATCAATCCGGGCATTGAGTCGCAAGCTCTGATTCAAAATATCGACTATGGGCCAACCTTCCTCGATCTAGCGGGAGCCGATATTCCGGCTGAAATGCAGGGTCGGAGCATGGTCGAGATGTTGAAGAACCAAGGTCAGCCGTCGACGGCCTGGCGCGATGCGATCTACTACGCCTACTACGAAAACGCTGCCGTTCACAATGTCCCGCAGCACGATGGCGTGCGAACAGAACGCTACAAATTGATGTTTTTCCCGCGAGGTCGTGAGTGGAATTTGTTTGACCTCGAAAAAGATCCTCAGGAAATGCAGAGCGTGCATGCCGATCCCGCCTATGCCGATATCTTGGCTGGCATGCAGAAACGCTATCGCGACTTGCGGCAGTTCTACGAGGTGAATAGCGCCGCGCTTCCCGCGACACGCGGCGATGAACCCAATTGGGCCAAGCGCGATCGATCCATGACCGAACGTGCTAGGCAGGGCGATGTGGACCTGGTCTTCATCGGCGATTCGATCACGCAAGGCTGGGAGGGCGGCGGCAGGAAAGTGTGGGACGAATTCTACGGGGATCGAAAAGCACTGAACCTTGGCATCGGGGGCGACAAAACCGAGAACGTGATCTGGCGATTGACCCATGGCAATCTCGCCAAAATCAAGCCTAAGGTGGCGGTGTTGATGATTGGCACCAACAATACGGGGCATGTCCTGCAAGATCCCGCAGAAGTTGCTGCGGGGGTCGAACGGATTCTCGAGATCCTCGCCGATAAACTTCCAGATACCAAGGTGGTGCTGCATGGCATTTTTCCACGCGGTCCCAATGAGTTTGATGAAATGCGCCTCAATAATGTTGCTATTAACCAGCACATTCGACGTTTCGCAGACGGTGAACGGGTGCAGTTTCTCGAAGTGGGCGATCAGTTTCTCGAAGCGGATGGAACGATCAGCCGGGAGATTATGCCCGACCTGCTGCATCTGAATGAAACCGGCTATCGGCGTTGGGCCAATGCACTGGAGCCCACGCTGAAGGCATTGGGGCTGTAGTCCCCCGTCAGCCAGATGGTCGGTTGAGCGCACCCTGAATCACGACAGCTTAGTGAAACTGCACTAGCTCTCGAGGCGGGGTGCCGTTGACCAGCGGCGAAGGCAGCAGCGGCAATCCTGCAGAACATGCGATGGTTCCAGGTTGTTGTGTCCGCTACTTTGGTGCCTGCTGGACGAGTTGCATCGGAACCGCAAACGGCTGGCAGATTCAAGAGGGAGGGGGGGCTAGTCACGGGGCTGGCGGGCCCGCCAGCCAGCTCTTTTAGCTCACTGATCTTGTAGCTCACTATGCTTTCGATTGATCGCTTTCGATTGATCGAGAGCGAAATCGCAACAGCAATGTTGCCTTCTGCACCGGCAAGGTGTCCGTAAGGGCGTCGTCTTTCGCAGGTTGCAAGCTGTCACGGATCGGCTCGACAACTTCGGACGCCACAGGTTGCGATTGCGATCAACCATGGCGTTGTGCTGGCGTGCATTGCCCCGTCAGCGAGTGGGTGGCTGTCTCCCTTGCATGACTCCTTGGTTGACTCACGCGATGCGAAGCCGTTTACGCCAGCTTCCCGCGGCACACCACTAGAAAAACTCGCGGTTCAGCGCCAAACTAAACGCATTCATTGAGTTGAGGTCCCGCTTTACTGTTCTGGAGTCTTCTGTGCGCGTTACTTGTAAGAGCTTTGATCTTCCGTTGCGTGATCCGTTCACCATTTCTCGTAGTACGGTTACCGTCCAGCCAACTCTGATCGTTCAGGTGGAGCATGAGGGCCTGTTCGGATACGGCGAAGCCACGACCAATGAATATTACGGAATTACGCTCGAACGCATGGAGCGGGCGTTGGCTAAGATCGCTCCGCGAATCGCCGACTATCGCTTGGAGAATCCAGCGGAGTTGTGGAAGGAGTTGGATGGCGAACTTCAGGAATGTCGCTTTGCCCAATGCGCGTTGGATTGTGCCGTGTGGGATATCTATGCTCAATCCCAAGGCATGCCGCTGTGGAAGCTGTGGGGATTCGATGAAAAGTCTCCGTACCCACCGAGTTGCTTTACGATTGGTATCGATACCCCGGAGGTTATGGTTCGCAAAATGCAGAATCAACCGAATTGGCCCGTATACAAAATCAAGCTGAATGCGTCTGGAGGGATGGACCTTGTTCGTGCGCTCCGCGAAGAAACGACCCGTCAGCAAGTGAACCCGATTTTTCGAGTGGATGCCAACTGCGCTTGGCAAGCGGCGCAGGTCAAGGGCTGGGCGGAGGAACTGCAAACGCTCAATGTCGAGCTGATTGAACAACCGCTCCCGGCCGATGCCTACGAGGAGATGAAGTTGTTGAAGGGCAAGTGTGCCTTGCCCCTGATGGCTGATGAGAGTTGCCAAGTGGAAGCGGATGTGGATCGTTGCATCGAAGGTTTCGATGCGATCAACATCAAATTGGTGAAGTGTGGCGGGTTAACCCCAGCCAGGCGAATGATCGCGCGGGCCAAGCAAAATGGCTTGCGCGTGATGGTGGGTTGTATGACCGAATCGAGCATTGGGATCTCAGCGGGAGTGCATTTGCTGCCACTGCTCGATTTTGCTGATTTAGATGGCGCACTCTTGCTGGCCAAGGACATTGCCAGTGGGCTGGAATGGTCGGCTGGCTATTGCCAATTGCCCAGTGCGCCTGGTTTGGGAGTGCAGTTGCTAGACGGCCGCTTCTAGCCCCACGGTGACTATCTCGAAGGCAACCCGGGGCAGCGTTAGCGCCGCATGAAAGCATGCGACTTCACAGGCCTGACTGGCGAAAGCGGCGAATCGCTTAGATGGAGAGGTTCCGCTGTCGATGTTTCGCTACGTGGAGACGAATGCGGAGTGGTATCGGAGAGCGAGATAGCAGATGGAGCCGATTTTGCCTGTCGTGACGCAGGGTTGCCCATGAGCGTTAGTGCCGAGGATGATGATTCTGGTGAAGCTTGGGGCTGCTCGCCCGTGCGCCCCGAGGCGTAAGTCTCGGCAGTACTGATTTCGTCGGCAGTTTCAGGGCTGCGTGCCTGTGAGATTCGATTTGCCGACGGCCGCTCGTGCAAGGGAGTCTCTGTGGCGGAGGAATAACCTGGAGATGGACCGCTAATTCGCTGCAATTTGTCTCGCGAAACCTTTGCAGCCACTGAGGAAAATTCCTGCCGCACCGACTCATCGACTTTGTCGAGTTTCATCGCGAGTGTCTGAGCACTGGCTGGGCTTTGAGTGCAAATTCTCGATATCTGCGACATGAATTTGGCGGTTTCCGCGAAATTGAAGTCGGCTGTCTTGGCAACGAGCGGTCCGAGGGTCCTGGTGAGGATATCGGCGCCTAGGTTGTCGAGTTTGAGGAAGACGTCCATGACGCCTGCCATGGTGGGTTCACCGTCGACGATTCCCCGGTCTTGAGAATGCAACACGCACACACAGCGACCAGGGACTCTCCGCGGCGACATGCTGCCATCGTAGACTCCATTGCCGTAGTAGACGTGAACGTTGTCGCTGGC
Coding sequences within it:
- a CDS encoding prenyltransferase/squalene oxidase repeat-containing protein, translated to MHSNPEQFTEALVPDSPLRPSVSPASQSSHRNREQRAFTAEHADFLSRLTQAWETAYQHLHEQMVDNTHWTGELSTSALSTATAISALVQVHKHNATNDNDIAVAIQDGCQWLLEHQNADGGFGDTNRSHSNIATTLLVLAAWESADFAASHAEAAQHAWNYVEKQGKWDGLRARYGKDKTFVVPILSSCALAGLVPWKEVPSLPFEAAWLPQDWYRWARMPVVSYAVPALVAIGQAVFHHSPPKNPLLRMVRRKAISPTLQVLRRMQPASGGYLEAVPLTSFVLMNLAAIGQGNLPVCQECTRFILDSRLKDGSWPIDTNLATWITSLSVHALGRTGPVRVRLSEPSIGTSSPGTLAQTHTPENSVKNSVSSGLVRWLLSCQHKHRHPFTGANPGGWGWTNLSGAVPDADDTPAALLALRQLDLEDPRWFRLRSEIEIAVSSGLGWLLRLQNRDGGWPTFCRGWGQLPFDRSGTDLTAHALRAINAWLPDLDRLARAAGRTTVPTKPQLFNAQQRGLAYLQKNQQPDGCWQPLWFGNQDRPLEDNPVYGTGKVLLAYAALGLADSPQALQGIAFLQHAQNSDGGWGGGPSVQYRDSFSKPGEVGSGAGASVKPNTVPVQPRGNDHSPLTSSIEETAIALEGLSECCLGHNFGRNPLECEALVANGDPSPVPATIMRGLEYLMLRVGEGNLDRSWPIGFYFAKLWYHERLYPAVFSLSALGTAKRLLLPN
- a CDS encoding polyhydroxyalkanoic acid system family protein; the encoded protein is MSSSIMIEIDSNVQHSLGQEVAVERLHNLAVNLAQRFPQQVHQLKMHFKNHRIDVDFAAYGYVVHWTAEVFDDQVSLHGTVPDSAKVFAGKMKQTITGHVAQELFSSPLRRAA
- a CDS encoding sugar phosphate isomerase/epimerase family protein, with product MKDSRRNFLSTAIAAGALVPLSQAVANSQEVSAHPGSGARQTYPIVLSTYSLWRFHNEEFRDFDKCIDLADEMGFDGIELLLYQLEQNELLSHSKMMSYKRHALRLGLPIVGMSTHQGFVTPDRELRRQNIDRTIGQIELAYTLGIPTMRVNTGRWGTSGSFDALMANRGIEKPLAGYTDEDAFPWVIEALEACIPTAERCGIVMALENHWGLGLTPEGILRIVNAVDSPWLQITTDTGNFLEEPYTRLEKIAPQTIFVQAKTYYGGGEWYALDLDYPRIGEILRKHHYRGFISLEFEGKEDYRTAIPKSLELLRNAFPRNAPSNPPA
- a CDS encoding sulfatase-like hydrolase/transferase yields the protein MQTPPPLYLATERNAAAFQPRASAATHPCPSLKSRWGRRLRTVGWLALGMCLLALSPTKAWSAQPNIVFVFSDDHALQAIGAYGSKINQTPNLDRIAKEGAVFQNSFCANSICGPSRACILTGKHSHKNGFLRNGNQFDGTQTTFPKLLQQAGYQTALIGKWHLSSDPTGFDFWEVLPGQGSYYNPDFLTMDGKRKRYEGYCTDIITDNALSWLKEKRDPNKPFVLMCQHKAPHRNWSPPPRYYSLYADQTIPEPDSLRDDYAGRSKLLKENEMSLAEHFYWGHDMKFHGENEYPKSFASGLPNGEYKRMNPEQKAAWDAVYEPLNQAFLADMEAGKLSDDAILSWKYQRYIKDYLACIQAVDDSVGQLLDYLDQEELADDTIVIYSSDQGFYLGEHGWYDKRWMFEESLRMPFLIRWPGVINPGIESQALIQNIDYGPTFLDLAGADIPAEMQGRSMVEMLKNQGQPSTAWRDAIYYAYYENAAVHNVPQHDGVRTERYKLMFFPRGREWNLFDLEKDPQEMQSVHADPAYADILAGMQKRYRDLRQFYEVNSAALPATRGDEPNWAKRDRSMTERARQGDVDLVFIGDSITQGWEGGGRKVWDEFYGDRKALNLGIGGDKTENVIWRLTHGNLAKIKPKVAVLMIGTNNTGHVLQDPAEVAAGVERILEILADKLPDTKVVLHGIFPRGPNEFDEMRLNNVAINQHIRRFADGERVQFLEVGDQFLEADGTISREIMPDLLHLNETGYRRWANALEPTLKALGL
- a CDS encoding dipeptide epimerase; this encodes MRVTCKSFDLPLRDPFTISRSTVTVQPTLIVQVEHEGLFGYGEATTNEYYGITLERMERALAKIAPRIADYRLENPAELWKELDGELQECRFAQCALDCAVWDIYAQSQGMPLWKLWGFDEKSPYPPSCFTIGIDTPEVMVRKMQNQPNWPVYKIKLNASGGMDLVRALREETTRQQVNPIFRVDANCAWQAAQVKGWAEELQTLNVELIEQPLPADAYEEMKLLKGKCALPLMADESCQVEADVDRCIEGFDAINIKLVKCGGLTPARRMIARAKQNGLRVMVGCMTESSIGISAGVHLLPLLDFADLDGALLLAKDIASGLEWSAGYCQLPSAPGLGVQLLDGRF